In the genome of Rhopalosiphum padi isolate XX-2018 chromosome 1, ASM2088224v1, whole genome shotgun sequence, the window GGACCATGCGACTACGAAGGCCTCGGACGTGGCAAAAAAATTATGCAGTCTGACAGCCTTGTGATAAATTCTGACTGTCCGATGGCGGGGCTCACCACGAGCTCTTGTTCTTACCAGCCCGTTTGTGTGAAACGAGAGAACAATTTTAAACCGAACCAATGGTAAGTACCACCACAGTATTTGTATTGAGGACGATAGGATTCAGATGTGTTCTACAGTGTCTCATAAAGAGTCATAGATTAGCGGAAATCGGGAAAGGAGGGAGTATAGAAAATGTTTTtgaggtaattactaattaaatgacTATTCTATAATACTACTCTATTTTTTCTGTTTCTACCAAAATATTGGCAATTCTATTAAAATTcggtagtttttaattaatataaatggtaCAAAAAGTAAATCGGTATTTCAAAAAACACTTTTAAGtagatatttatgtttattattttcgcACTGAGGTCACACAATTACTTATTCCCTGTGCTTCGCAAATCCTAAGGAACGTTCTAGGTAGTGTATACAAAtcgtattttcattattttaaaataattacatttattttataatatgcattaactgtttaacataatatagttataccgCTCCAGTGGAAAAAATGGACTTAAACACAACTAACAGATCTAGCTACAAGAAAATAGAAAAACAGGAAAAAATTCGAACACCATGGGCCACAAAACTAAGCTATTGCAAACCAAATAACGCTATGAACTACTGTACAATGTATAACTACaggtacagttttatttttttaataatttcttaaatcattattatataacaatataacttacTAAAAGAACTGTATAATGTATGAACtaactcattattttaataacatttaacattttttctaacaaaatccaaaaaatttaagtaaaaaaccaATGTATCATTACTCCActcatctaaaatttaaatacttataagagCCCAGAGgtagatactttaaatattgtaaaaattattattttcggcaATCTTCACAGTTACAAGGAACCCGGTGCGTACATGTACAAGGATAATTGTGGTGATACAGTTAATCCCATGATGGACAGTAATTTAAGtaagataatattgtaataggtactactataagtctataaccaAACTTAgtgaataatacattaataccacACCTTTTTACTAGCCAAAAACTGTTGTCCGTTAACCTGTCTGGCTGATAATGTAGATAACGaacttaaatcaaaatttacaaaagcACATCACTTTGATGATTAATTTTTGAAGCCACTGCAGTCAGTTTACTATACAGAAATATACAAATTGTTGATGGTGTGATGGACGGTATCGCGGTGGCGTATAGATCGCAAGTTGACTAATTCATTCCTTCATTAACACTTGTCaatggaaaacattttttaaaaatacagatagcaaacattacatattatattttatgatctttacaatttaaagaaattaacaCGTGGTTAATatctttttttacaaaacaatattattagatataggtatttataatattctacaaaaACTAATGATATCCTTATGTAATATCATCCGATGTATGATTTAGTTACGCCCTCAAacacatattttgatttttgattaacattaatatcgatcatattattgtatatataacgcGGACATAATTAGATCGAGGAATATAGTATAGACCAACTGTTCCCAACCCATGGGCCGCGCGCGAGCAGTGTGTAACAAAATTCAGTAcctaatatacatgttattattattattatttttttttaaacggttAGTTATGTACAGCAAAACTatagtatgatataaaatattagggtctgtttacttaaaaagttgttataactttttataataatactaacaaatttaaaaattattattatttaagtttagcGCCATAGGCGCATTTTgtcgttattaaaaatgtttatcagtTAAACTTCCTAAATTGTCTCTTGCaactttcaattattaaatagtttcaaAGTTCATCAATATTACATGGATTAGTGCTTACAAGATACACATTACAGAACTAATTACGCATAACATTATACAGGTAGTATATACTGAAAATACTCTTTGAATTATAgtcattaaaatatagatactagCTACAGTTAacaactaaatttataaatgtacagtataattaaatacaataataactaaatattgattaaagtatattattggaTATATTTGTAGTATTGTTAatgttatttgatataaaaaagaaatagtcAAAATGAGctgaaacttaaatttaatttatgcggAAACGTTATTCGAAGATAATATTACTACCATTAATATGACGCTATGTGTTATCTCTGTCTTATATACGCGTAACATagtttaaaaactgttttgcgcgggacaactttactccctcgatattttaatcaaaacaaccAAAATTATGAATCCCATTGAGAAGAACTTTACCTGTGTcgtagcgttttaatttttttgataacatgaaTGCAATTAAAGTTATCGGTTTGAGAACTTtaggtttttttcatttaattattaaaaattattggttaccactatcaaaaaaattaaaacgctacaacacaggtaaagttcttctcaatgcgatttaaaatgttggtaattttgatataaatataagtaaagttgTCTCgcaaaaaacagtttttaattatgttacgcgtgtataagacagagacaacacatgtgggtatagcgtcctcttaatattaaatataataaaatataatgtaatagtaaataaatctaGAAAACTACCTTCTTCAGTAACAACGGTGGAAAgcaaaattagtatattatattagcaaatagttatatacttatatacattcaTATCTTAGTAAACGCTTACCTATCTTAGGtcccgaaataaaaaatattcaaagaagtaggtataggtatgtataatcaataatgacaaaatttaaatatttttctcgtGTAACTAAAATACTaggtatttgtaatttttatcaaacaaaaacttcgatattttaaaatttaaaaattaaaagccaAAAAGTCTAAGCaccaaaatatacttatttattagaaaaaaagtatttattttatatcttagtTTTTAACAGATttcagatattaataatatttattatttatcaaggaagcaaatgtgaaaataaaattttctaagACTTAGCTTTAGCGTAAATACAAATGtttcattaaattgaaaatgaaaaacaaatttagtgattaaaattctaaaaattataaacgtgAACGTCGTAAATCACTTCATTaccatttatacattatttttttttaattggcccatttttaattatatttcttaacaaTAGGTActcgtttttaaaatttttcaaagtaCACAAAgtagtaataagtattattcaaaacaatccaaaatgtatttaaaaaaagttaaattattaaaattaactttcctcaaaaattacgtatttattattaaaataataaaatcaatcaaaaagtataaaatgtgtaatcGACTAACATTTTCTCTTCCAAAGAGCTTCAGACTTTTACGTTAGGAGTAAAggtatcgatttgcatcgaTTGAGGGCCGATAATTAGATTACCGAATTACcatttttcatgtttatattttttttattcattaaaaaaaaccggGAATGCGACGGGGCATGGTATTACACCGATTGatgactgatagctagacactcaatttcaatttttggcatgtttttattattttttaataaaaaaaagaaccaGACATGCGACGGGACAAACTTTTACACcgaatgataattgataagttATAGAAAACTGATAGGTAACTCACAAATACGGTAATCgactttataaaatttttagtgACTGTTCGCACTAGGAGCTGCTGACTCTGCGGTTAGCACCTAGAACTCGCACACCCTGGACCAAGTGGACCAGATACAACGGAGCTATtgagctaatataaatatatacaagtgaattataacaataaaatttaatatatctttattataatcaataccaaaaagaaaaaatttgttAGCTTTAGCCGAGATGATCAGTCTCTGACTGATTCAATCTTTAATTAGATAccattttttataatcttacAATTCTTACATGTGATCGATAATTTAACAcgaatattcatatattttatatatacgttgtatatattatacgtattatatatgcatattaataatatattgctaatTGTGACAACTAGtattcgtttttattaattattttttataatgtgtatcataaattaatcataatataggtagttttaaattttttgtattttcaaattttatgtgccagttatatttttaatctctcacaatattagtttattttattatttaatgtgtataatatgatgtaataatatattaatttaatatcatttttatatctatCTAGGTCCTaggttaagtattttttttaaccatttcatattatttatttcattttatttcatttcatttattttgtatgtatcatacaaactttttatattttcaattttttctgttttttggGTTGGAGAGGAGGTTTGTAACTGTGAATATTTCTTGTAtgcatcattatatttaaatatttttgttgtttatagttagtattgttttaaaactttcatattatttatttttatttatcttataaaatgtTAGCTAAAATCgcctgttataaataattataatacgtgtattatgacttaggtacctataatacaaaTGCTTTCACACATacgatgattatattatatgcttatcgaatattatatttaaattaaatttttttcacttttttaaattttaagtagatTTTTTGGTTCATTTTTGAAGTTTTCTACCTGGGTTAGGGTAACACCCTATTGTTATactcataattgtattattataatttaatcatttattattatttaattattattcatgtttaCCATGTTTGTAAAATGTAACTTCGATGATTTTTTCTTcactattaaaattgtatatttatatccaGTAAAACGTCTacctaaattaacattaaaaaccttccattaaattatttaattgtttcaaaCCGTTTATATACAGATATCAATACTTAAGTCTTAAaggttataatatgttagtacTACACTCATTAAGCCAATGCTTCCCAACCCAGTGGCATACTTAAACCTGAATTTGAGGGGGAGGGGTGGTGATCCCACTTAAGTATGCCACTGTCCCAACGTATgggttatatacattatacgcatatgagttttatattaaaaaatataattgacaggGCATATTATTAACGATGATTAACGgacaattatactatataatattattaagtatttatgtgGTAATTGAgatataattttgacaaaacatATTCCCCATTTGCGCAAGATACACATCTGCAATctgcaaatacaataataatttaatatatttttatatatatactgcaatGGATAGCGTTGTAACTTATAACTCTATTTAtgggttatataatattttatattacttaaatgtatTGCATTTACTATTTGATAATTTGTTGTCTATGCTACACACAAGggaacataaaatacatttttaaatttcatttctcaaaattacaacttaaaattatatacctataggtatttaagaatttataatatttagcaatataaaaataaaaaatttaataatataactaatattatagtatgaatgtattttattattcattatattttgactatactTTACGTcctttatgattaaatattatattggccaATATACAAAGGCCATTTTATATAAAGCCCAGGCATTATAGAAAGCACTCAAATTGTATACTTTgctcataacataatatacataatataattaatataaataattaaaccatTCCTGTAAAAACATATAGTgacatcataaataaaaaattaatcatctACTCATTTTCAGTGATTTCCAGATAATTACTAGAAACTGGGTATGCATATTCCCTATAgaaaatgattattgattatagatGTATTTTATCATACAATGAAAGTAGCATAATAGATTTTCTtttaactaaacaaataaaaattaagactaACAAACAAATCAAAAGGTAAAAAAGATTCTAGTTTAATTTCTGTAATCATGagacacattttaaattactataatttatattgttttccaaaaaagttatatataatatattctaatctATAACATGGGTTGGCTACTAGTTTTGAAAAGGGTctagaaattttatattttatattcttgttTACCaagttattctaaaataaaaattataaaatatttatggttaCTTTATTTCCATATTCTTCTTCACGGTTTGCCAATTGCCAACCACTGATATTTCCTATGAGTTATGACCTAATGATAAAATcatcatcaataattatttttgttaacatttttttggatcatgtttctattttaatacttaatagctGTTAAGTAATcaattttaagtacatttttaaaacttaaatatctaattcaatatatattgtttttattttttaacttcaaCATAATATGATTCTATGCAACTATACAAGTAAATGTTAGgcatttatgatataaataaaaaaataataaaaataattcagtgGAAATGAGTTTTAAAGGAAAAACAAATTTAGCagtgaaaaattaaacaatttaaaaagctacaaaaaaagaaaagaaactgAAAAATAGACTAAAacagttacatttttaaaataaaatgtatgacatggtttaatattttaaaatttaaagaatatttgtccacagaaatataaaaactaattagtctttacaaacatataaatttCAGAGTTTtagatttatgaaaataaatatgcgCTTTAgcaagaaacaatatttttagaaaattacctGTTGACCAGAATTAAAAGTTCAGTCAAAAAAGCGACATTTTTCTAACTTGAACTAACAACTAATATCTAATATCACAATTtggtaaaataatcaaatatagttgcaaaaaataaataaataaattaaataacaaaagttTTACTATGCTAGTGGTAAGCCTTGTACCCATGTACTTAGGTCAGTGACTGTAGTATTAAGTGGTTCTTCTTCACGTTTACATACAATCAACATTTCAGCAGCTGCACGCCCAGACAAATATGCCCCGTGAACAGTGGAGTAAAAATTTGGATGGGTATGTTCTCCAGCAAACGTTATAATAGGCTGTAAACAAAACATGTGTATAGATAATTACAAATACATTACTGATTTTATGTTACTcacaatcttattattattaacatgcaTTGGCCTTGCAATGTGTTCAATATCTAACTGACTAGAACCAACTCCAATAGCTGTATATGAACCGAGACTGAATTCATTAGTTTTCCATCGAGtgctacaataaaaaatatttataacataactaAACAAATATTCAGTGTTCTACtgtaaagttataaaaacaatgtaattaCTTACCAAATACATTTAGATGGATATGGTATACAAGGGTCATTCAAAAACCGTCTCAATACTTCTGTACACTTGTCtccaatttttttatcatccAATTTCTCCATAATTTCAGCTTCATTACCAGATAACCAACCAAGCAACAGTGTATCATTTACTTTTGAAAAACTATATATCTTTTCACTCCAATCCCCGATTTCATCATTTTCCCATAATAAAAGTATCTCATCTATATCTTGACTCAAAAATGGCCGAtcgtaatacaaaaaaattttatctaCAACACCATACAATAGTCTACCAATAGATTTTTCTTTGTACTTAGGTAGTTTTGGACAGAAAATGTCATTGGATTTGAGTATACCTAATGGCAATGTGCAAATAATACTGTCAGCTTCATAAATCTTATCATCACAATGAACATACACAGTTTCATTGGTGACATCCTCTCCGCCCACTTCAATTACAGTCTTATCAGAATCTTCAGAATCTGTACCATTGTCAATGCCTGATGGCCATTTGATTTTTGTCACTCGAGAATTCATCTTTATGCAATCGGGTGGTAACTTGTTATGTATTGGATCTAGAATACTGCTGTAACCACTGGGCAGTGCAATATTACCACCCTGCAGTTCTTTGTAACTACCTAACTCAACCAAATCAATATCAACCATATTGTTACATCCAGTAATACAAGTTTCTCGCTTCAGTagacagttaaaaattaaccGCTGTAATTTacgaacattattattttgtactttttccAAATAAATTGCAATTTCGAGCTGCACATGTTCTCCAACACTGTGAATCCCGGGTGGTGGATCAAATGCGCCCGTAAAGTAATCTTCACATCGCCGCAAAAAACACATGTATGCTTCATATGTttcctaataataaaatattattaaaaaaaaaaaaaaaattataaagaaattataacggtgacaaattaattttttagttatctctcaaattttttaacaatcaaattgatttttaaatctcTACGAGTCTTACTTACTGAATACTCATAGTAATTAATTGTATCAGGTATAAACCTtatgaaaaaagaaaatcatagttaaattttatttttgtataacttttttttcctGTCTAATATTTACACTATAGTTTTCCTACCAATATTCTTTGTTAAAGAGAACTGACCCAAACCTAAATCTgccattataattaaattattaaaaaaatattttaacttacttGTAATAATTCAATAGGAACTTTAGTTCCATCCATTGCAGTTGCAATAATACTGGGTAATTTCGGACGATGAGTAATATCCACTAGACCATTAGCCAAAGCTAATTCATACATAGGATTACCTAATACGCCATGAATCCAATGAGCCCCAAGTTCAATTTGTTGACCATCTGTAAATCACTCATATATACAAATGTTAAGTAACAGTAATAAATGTTCATACTTATTGAAGTAGAACATATTCGACCACCAATACGATTTTGTGCTtccaaaacaataaaatcattCATATCATGCTGTGACAAATGTGTGGCTGCTGCTAGACCAGCTATTCCAGcgccaataataataactttgtgCTTTGAGACATCGGGTAATGGTTCACCCATAATAATCagtcttaataaaaaaatctaaaaaaaaaaatatacaattaaaattgataaaattaaaaaaattaaataataatacataaaatattgatttgtatgatatttttacaCACAAAAATTTTTTGTCAGGATGCAACTTTCCATTTTAGTTGAcacatgttatttataaatatcttagtTTGTAGTtgttaattactatttaaacataaatcataTTGATTAACTGAAATCTTTGATATCATCAATCATTCAAGCACAAATAAACTATAGAAACACAACATTTCTTTAtgctattatatgatataattaatgaaaataacaacCAaggaaaataaatcaaaattattaaaattattttaaaaactacaagATTATTTAtccattataaattttcaatataactgTATTCACATGTTCCATTAAAAATCTCCAAAGATGTGGTTGGATTACCTGATCAGTGgtcttaattacttttaaaactgtaaatataaaattcttagGTACTATTGGGGCATCGTTAAGTAGTTTTTTTCACCTTTAGCAATACAATTCACAacgtttaacaaattaattaatataattattatttattcaaagactttatttttaaaacattttaaagtagCTAAGCTTCAtcagaatttatattaataaggtTAAAAACGTCTAACCAATCTTTACTCAATGAATTCCACAAGAAACctcaataacttttaaaattgaaaatgatcATTAGCAGGCCATctagtaataaaacaaatatttcatgaataCGCATGTGCtacataaaaattcattaatagTTTAAAGCATTACCTAAGTTATTGAagacaatattaattgtatatatatatatatatatatatcactataaaacgtatactttattaaaacattagacCAGCAAACAGCTAAGTTTTTGCACACTGTTTTATTTGCAAAAAGTTTTGTGaatgattatattatcaatatcaacaacattttattaaagattttcACTGTCATCAAAATGATTAGTGCTTATATACaaattagattttgatttttaatagtattctaACATATAGTAACATTTCATAATTctagttgtaaaatatttatattctataagactataatacctacattattaaaaatatcaaatttagtaGGTTACACACAactaaatctaaatatatttgatttttttcatatctatttTCTCCCTGCATTTGACAACTTTATCCATCATAGTCAGACGTCAGTACCACAATAACCGGGTGGGTGTGTTGAGTGTGTCAAACACACGGGTTCCTGGCCCCAACCTATAATGGGCCCGccaaatgataaaaattttcaaGAGGAGAggatcattaattttatttacatacggGTCCAAATTGGTGATGTTGCGGCACTGATCATAGTATagggtattaatatattataaacattaaacattatataatacataactaaggtacatattttaagcaaatcagtagtatacaatatttaaatcatgATTGGTTAATTTAGTCAATATGAaagtaagtgtataatattataattgaatttataaaattaaattttacaaaaaaaaaatattttcataaaataataatagtgtccCACACAAAAGACTAGAAAGTATAAGTTTTCTAGACATGACAATCATGCCCCCTTTCCACatatcaattattttctttttcaaactaatattattaaatttacttattgaacTAAGTTAAGAAAAgtgtaaatatttctaataaataaattcaaaatatttatctatatatgtataatatatatatatataatatatacaatgaagAATCTATTTTAAACAGAACTTTAGGTAACCTCAGACTTGtaatatagaataaaactaaataatatttaggaataaagaacatattacattataaaacattataatatctactaatGCATTCATACATGACCCATCAAATATAGTTAGaactaaattcataatttttttttttgttggtatTCACAAAActgtatgttaataaaatataaatcttgaAGCACTTACTAGTTATTTGGTATCCAGAGATTTGACAATCATGCTATAAAAAGTATTGGCCAACCTTGACTAGGTATATGGTTTTTAGTCATGTTGTGTGGGATAAAGGGATAAATGCCAAGCTAGCTAGTTAGTTGTGGACTATGCATAAGAAAAACATttgattaaagtttaaaaaaaatttaacactattttaaatgttgttaatgaaaaaaaaaacaaagctattaaaattgtaattgataaGAGTTAAGTGATAACATCAACCAATATGATAATGGCCATAGGGTGAAATGACAAAATGGAATTTATGTCGCCTAACGGCTATGCGATCATACTCGAGACTCAACATTAATTTCAGTAATTTTGAACAATCTCGACACGAGAAATCGCAAACATGAAACCATCATTATTCAGGCTATTCAGGAACGGATTTAAAGCGGTAATCGGAATAAAAATCCCCGAAATAAAATATCgcgtttc includes:
- the LOC132918611 gene encoding uncharacterized protein LOC132918611 is translated as MAEFNRFQYVQPCRRESCKPNVQSNVSNIPFTDDSVYNHSYYHHDVCENRPKPIVHKDHLVMAGKFQNQTSQRMSYPVQCVSVVQKIVPKDNCPENQGPMRMMTTQQHDYYGPCDYEGLGRGKKIMQSDSLVINSDCPMAGLTTSSCSYQPVCVKRENNFKPNQCYTAPVEKMDLNTTNRSSYKKIEKQEKIRTPWATKLSYCKPNNAMNYCTMYNYSYKEPGAYMYKDNCGDTVNPMMDSNLTKNCCPLTCLADNVDNELKSKFTKAHHFDD
- the LOC132922916 gene encoding spermine oxidase, which translates into the protein MGEPLPDVSKHKVIIIGAGIAGLAAATHLSQHDMNDFIVLEAQNRIGGRICSTSINGQQIELGAHWIHGVLGNPMYELALANGLVDITHRPKLPSIIATAMDGTKVPIELLQETYEAYMCFLRRCEDYFTGAFDPPPGIHSVGEHVQLEIAIYLEKVQNNNVRKLQRLIFNCLLKRETCITGCNNMVDIDLVELGSYKELQGGNIALPSGYSSILDPIHNKLPPDCIKMNSRVTKIKWPSGIDNGTDSEDSDKTVIEVGGEDVTNETVYVHCDDKIYEADSIICTLPLGILKSNDIFCPKLPKYKEKSIGRLLYGVVDKIFLYYDRPFLSQDIDEILLLWENDEIGDWSEKIYSFSKVNDTLLLGWLSGNEAEIMEKLDDKKIGDKCTEVLRRFLNDPCIPYPSKCICTRWKTNEFSLGSYTAIGVGSSQLDIEHIARPMHVNNNKIPIITFAGEHTHPNFYSTVHGAYLSGRAAAEMLIVCKREEEPLNTTVTDLSTWVQGLPLA